A genomic window from Synechococcus sp. CBW1107 includes:
- a CDS encoding DUF2062 domain-containing protein, whose product MVSSESKQPDGQGPRQSRWRRWWTGALIRFRRWIRWLWEQEGSHGQRARGLAAGVFCGCYPFFGLQTLLGVALASLVRGNHLLAAAGTWISNPLTYVPLYWFNYQLGCWLLGPGHGWPSMAVLKEQGIWELGWSFSSRLLLGSTIVGTVSASMLGVIYWRWLERQPPNPGQSIRSM is encoded by the coding sequence ATGGTGTCGTCCGAGTCCAAGCAGCCCGATGGCCAGGGTCCCCGCCAGTCTCGGTGGCGTCGATGGTGGACCGGCGCCCTGATCCGATTCCGGCGCTGGATCCGCTGGCTGTGGGAGCAGGAGGGAAGCCACGGCCAGCGGGCCCGCGGGCTGGCGGCAGGGGTGTTCTGCGGCTGCTACCCCTTCTTCGGGCTCCAGACCCTGCTTGGAGTGGCTCTGGCCAGCCTGGTGAGAGGGAACCATCTGCTGGCGGCTGCCGGGACCTGGATCAGCAACCCGCTCACTTATGTGCCCCTCTACTGGTTCAACTACCAGCTGGGCTGCTGGCTGCTGGGACCCGGCCATGGCTGGCCCAGCATGGCCGTGCTGAAGGAACAGGGGATCTGGGAGCTGGGCTGGTCCTTCTCCAGCCGACTGCTGCTGGGCTCGACGATCGTGGGGACCGTCAGCGCATCCATGCTGGGGGTGATCTACTGGCGCTGGCTGGAACGTCAGCCGCCGAACCCAGGGCAGAGCATCAGATCGATGTGA
- the mnmE gene encoding tRNA uridine-5-carboxymethylaminomethyl(34) synthesis GTPase MnmE — MDSDDTIAAIATALAPGEGSVAIVRISGPQAEPIGRDLFEAPGDQPWGSHRVLYGHVRDPGSGERLDEALLLLMKAPRSFTREDVVELHCHGGLIAVSHVLDLVLRSGARRARPGEFSQRAFLNGRLDLTRAEAISDLITARSRRAAQLALAGLDGGLQRRIGTLRERLLDQLAELEARVDFEEDLPPLDPQALVVELEAVRQELKVLVAEASVGQLLREGLKVAIIGRPNVGKSSLLNALSRRERAIVTELPGTTRDLLESELVLQGVPLTLLDTAGIRSTDDPVERLGIERSRQALASADAVLLLVDLAQGWTQADAELHAQMPAGVPSLVVGNKADRAAGAPPAQVDVVISALTGSGLEALAEALLSRCGHSLGQGLEVALNARQRDLAEAAATALDDSLAAASAGLPWDFWTIDLRQAARSLGEITGEEVNEAVLDRVFSRFCIGK, encoded by the coding sequence TTGGACTCGGACGACACCATTGCTGCGATTGCCACGGCGCTGGCGCCCGGAGAGGGAAGTGTGGCGATCGTAAGAATCTCCGGACCCCAGGCGGAGCCCATCGGTCGCGACCTCTTCGAGGCGCCCGGGGATCAGCCCTGGGGGAGTCATCGCGTGCTTTACGGACATGTGCGCGATCCAGGCAGCGGGGAGCGGCTGGATGAGGCCCTGCTGCTGCTGATGAAGGCACCCCGCAGCTTCACCCGCGAGGACGTGGTGGAGCTGCACTGCCACGGGGGTCTGATCGCCGTGTCCCATGTGCTGGACCTGGTGCTGCGCAGCGGTGCGCGCCGGGCGCGGCCGGGGGAGTTCAGCCAGAGGGCCTTCCTCAACGGCCGGCTCGACCTCACTCGCGCCGAAGCGATCAGCGACCTGATCACGGCAAGAAGCCGGCGGGCGGCCCAGCTGGCCCTGGCGGGCCTCGATGGCGGCCTGCAGCGGCGGATCGGCACCCTGCGGGAGCGTCTGCTCGATCAGCTGGCGGAGCTGGAGGCCCGGGTTGACTTCGAGGAGGATCTGCCCCCTCTCGATCCGCAGGCCCTGGTGGTGGAGCTGGAGGCGGTGCGTCAGGAGCTGAAGGTTCTGGTGGCGGAGGCGAGCGTGGGCCAGCTGCTGCGCGAGGGACTGAAGGTGGCGATCATCGGCCGCCCCAATGTGGGCAAATCCAGCCTGCTCAATGCCCTCAGCCGCCGGGAGCGCGCGATCGTGACCGAGCTGCCGGGCACCACCCGCGATCTGCTGGAGAGCGAACTGGTGCTGCAGGGGGTGCCGCTCACCCTGCTGGACACCGCGGGCATCCGCTCCACCGACGACCCTGTGGAGCGGCTGGGCATCGAACGCAGCCGCCAGGCCCTGGCCAGCGCCGACGCGGTGCTGCTGCTGGTGGACCTCGCTCAGGGCTGGACACAAGCCGACGCGGAGCTCCATGCCCAGATGCCCGCAGGCGTGCCGTCGCTTGTGGTGGGCAACAAAGCTGACAGGGCCGCAGGAGCACCCCCGGCCCAGGTTGATGTGGTGATCAGTGCCCTCACGGGCAGCGGCCTCGAGGCCTTGGCCGAGGCCCTGCTGTCCCGCTGCGGCCACAGCCTGGGCCAGGGGCTGGAGGTGGCGCTCAATGCCCGCCAGCGGGATCTGGCGGAGGCCGCCGCCACGGCCCTGGACGACTCCCTGGCGGCGGCCTCCGCCGGCCTGCCCTGGGATTTCTGGACCATCGACCTGCGCCAGGCCGCCCGCAGCCTCGGAGAGATCACCGGCGAAGAGGTGAACGAGGCGGTGCTCGATCGGGTCTTCTCCCGCTTCTGCATCGGCAAGTAG